CGGTTTTGTTGTGGGATACGGTATTGATTTTAATGAAAAGTTTCGGTACCTCCCGGAAATATACATCCTCGAGGAATAACCAGGGAGGAGAATATGATCATCCAGTGCCAAAAGTGTGCAACGAAATTCAGGTTTGATGAAACCCTGATAGATGGGGATGGGGTATGGGTCAGATGCAGCCGTTGTCAAACGGTGTTTTTCCAGGACAATCCTGGAAAGGAGAAAATCACCATCCCGTCAAGCAGGGTAGAAGAGAGAAAAATCGTTGTCCCCTCTGAGGAAGTGGAAGATATCGATGATTTGATCAGAGGCATCGAGCAGATCAGGGATCAGGAAATAGGGGAAGATGAGGAAAGGGCCACCGAAGGAGAAGTAAAGAGAGGTGGGTTGTGGACCCCATGGAAACTGACAGCGTACATAGTCATCGCCGTTCTTCTGCTGTCCGCTGTTTGTCTTTGGTTCTTTCCCCGGATTGGGGAACAGGCATGGGAAAGAACGTCCCTCTATATACCGTGGGCGGAAAAGATTGGAGGAACAGACCGGCAGGGTGAGATATTCGATCAACCCCGTGTCAAGCTTAAAGACATCAAACAGCGCTTCGTCAATAACTTGCTCCTGGGAAATCTTCGCGTCATCGAAGGTACAGCCGTTAACAGTTCAGACTTTCCCGTTACCGGCATTCGGGTACGAGGAAGACTATACGATGCCTATACCATGGTTGCAGGAGAACAGATGTCCTATTGTGGTAATTATCTAACCGATGAAGAACTGGGATTCCTTCCAGAAGATGAAATTAAGAAGGAACTATCCAATCCCCGGGGAAGTGATGTTTCCAATAACCGGATTGCACCCAACGGTCAGATCCCCTTTATGATCGTATTCTGCCACCGACAAGACAATGTATTCAAGACAACGGTTACCTTCGCCGGGGCTGAACGCCTGTTAGAATAAAGCGTGAGGGTACCGCAAATTGCCGGAACTAACAGTTAAAAAAACGCGAAGACCTTCCTGACTGAGCTGATAACCTGGTCCGAGTAAGTAGGTAAAGTCAC
The DNA window shown above is from Syntrophales bacterium and carries:
- a CDS encoding DUF3426 domain-containing protein — translated: MIIQCQKCATKFRFDETLIDGDGVWVRCSRCQTVFFQDNPGKEKITIPSSRVEERKIVVPSEEVEDIDDLIRGIEQIRDQEIGEDEERATEGEVKRGGLWTPWKLTAYIVIAVLLLSAVCLWFFPRIGEQAWERTSLYIPWAEKIGGTDRQGEIFDQPRVKLKDIKQRFVNNLLLGNLRVIEGTAVNSSDFPVTGIRVRGRLYDAYTMVAGEQMSYCGNYLTDEELGFLPEDEIKKELSNPRGSDVSNNRIAPNGQIPFMIVFCHRQDNVFKTTVTFAGAERLLE